Proteins encoded in a region of the Dryobates pubescens isolate bDryPub1 chromosome 14, bDryPub1.pri, whole genome shotgun sequence genome:
- the IMPA1 gene encoding inositol monophosphatase 1, whose amino-acid sequence MADPWQECMDYAVALARKAGEVIRGALKEEISVMTKSSPVDLVTETDQKVENFIISSIKEKYPSHSFIGEESVAAGEGSILTDNPTWIIDPIDGTTNFVHRFPFVAVSIGFVVNKKMEFGIVYSCIEDKMYTARKGKGAFCNGQKLQVSGQEDITKSLLVTELGSNRDPEAIKIILSNMERLLSIPIHGIRAVGTAAVNMCLVATGGADAYYEMGIHCWDMAGAGIIVTEAGGVLLDASGGPFDLMSRRIIAASSRAIGERIAKALQIIPLKRDDATN is encoded by the exons ATGGCAGATCCTTGGCAAGAATGTATGGACTATGCAGTTGCTTTAgcaaggaaagctggggag GTAATCCGTGGAGCACTCAAAGAAGAAATATCTGTTATGACTAAAAGTTCACCTGTAGATCTAGTGACAGAAACTGATCAAAAAGTAGAAAACTTCATTATTTCTTCAATTAAAGAAAAGTATCCTTCTCACAG CTTCATCGGAGAAGAATCTGTtgcagctggagagggcagCATTTTGACAGATAACCCCACATGGATTATAGACCCTATTGATGGAACCACCAACTTTGTACACAG gtTTCCATTTGTGGCAGTTTCAATTGGCTTTGTTGTAAACAAAAAG atGGAGTTTGGAATTGTGTATAGTTGTATAGAAGACAAGATGTATACTGCCAGGAAAGGCAAAGGTGCATTTTGCAATGGTCAAAAGCTTCAAGTATCAGGCCAAGAAG acaTTACAAAATCCCTTTTAGTAACAGAATTGGGGTCAAATCGAGATCCAGAGGCtataaaaataattctttctaACATGGAAAGACTTCTCAGCATTCCTATTCATGG GATTAGAGCTGTTGGTACAGCAGCTGTCAACATGTGCCTTGTGGCAACAGGTGGAGCTGATGCCTATTATGAAATGGGAATTCACTGCTGGGACATGGCCGGGGCTGGGATCATTGTTACTGAGGCtggtggggtgctgctggatgcaTCAG GTGGGCCATTTGATTTGATGTCTCGAAGAATTATCGCAGCAAGTAGTCGAGCTATAGGAGAGAGAATAGCCAAAGCACTTCAAATAATTCCTCTGAAAAGGGATGATGCAACTAACTGA